A part of Leptospira congkakensis genomic DNA contains:
- a CDS encoding THUMP domain-containing class I SAM-dependent RNA methyltransferase, with translation MHHRFYQHPKLLGSKIRRLGIKPTHPTYHAICGEGLSPLLESELKAHHLKIGSSNRGGVFFSGKKEDVIQFAIHTKFASRLNLQLLHENAETYDEFYAKASELPWEKYIGPDVSFRIDAETKDKLKNSEFTMHRMKDAVLDRLRSKKIPLPEIEKRMADITIVVRSHTDKFSIELSLSGDPVGRRGYRLFAGNAPVREPIAQAMLEVSGWKEGSTLVDPMCGSGTILIEAALRERLYGEINRFLFAESPVFQILFPTYVFSERKMEKPNSPHLFGFDVDPEAIRIAKENAYEAGVEDFVSFEVGNCLDLKNKFGDKGHVVTNPPYGDRIGKPMDDLKEMYFQFGKVIKNEFGGWKFTVLSGDFSLLGKFGLKENAHLSLKHANLKAKIVDYEIRGGK, from the coding sequence ATCCATCATCGCTTCTATCAGCATCCAAAACTACTTGGCTCAAAAATTAGGAGACTCGGAATAAAACCTACTCACCCTACTTACCATGCCATTTGCGGGGAAGGACTTTCTCCGCTTTTGGAATCCGAATTAAAAGCTCACCACCTCAAAATAGGCAGTTCTAACAGAGGTGGAGTTTTTTTTTCCGGCAAAAAAGAAGACGTCATTCAGTTTGCCATTCATACAAAATTTGCTTCCAGACTCAACTTACAGCTATTACATGAGAATGCTGAAACCTACGATGAGTTTTATGCCAAAGCCAGCGAACTCCCTTGGGAAAAATACATTGGCCCTGATGTGAGTTTTCGCATTGATGCCGAAACTAAAGACAAATTAAAAAACTCAGAATTTACGATGCATCGAATGAAAGATGCAGTACTCGATCGTTTGCGCAGTAAAAAAATCCCTCTTCCCGAAATCGAAAAACGAATGGCGGATATCACAATCGTTGTCAGATCGCATACGGACAAATTCAGCATTGAACTTTCTCTTTCGGGAGACCCAGTGGGAAGACGCGGATACAGACTCTTTGCAGGAAATGCTCCCGTGAGGGAACCCATCGCACAAGCAATGCTCGAAGTCTCCGGTTGGAAAGAAGGAAGTACATTAGTGGATCCCATGTGCGGGTCAGGAACCATTCTCATTGAAGCCGCACTCCGAGAACGTTTGTATGGCGAAATCAATCGTTTCCTTTTTGCTGAATCACCTGTCTTTCAGATCCTATTTCCTACGTATGTGTTTTCCGAAAGAAAAATGGAAAAACCAAATTCCCCGCATCTTTTTGGATTTGATGTGGATCCAGAAGCGATTCGCATAGCAAAAGAAAACGCTTATGAGGCGGGAGTCGAAGACTTTGTTTCCTTTGAAGTTGGAAACTGTTTGGATCTAAAAAACAAATTTGGAGACAAAGGTCACGTGGTCACAAATCCACCTTACGGGGATCGGATTGGGAAACCAATGGATGACCTAAAAGAGATGTATTTTCAATTTGGAAAGGTCATTAAAAATGAATTTGGCGGTTGGAAGTTTACCGTTCTTTCGGGAGATTTTTCTCTCCTTGGGAAGTTTGGACTCAAAGAAAACGCACATTTAAGTTTGAAACATGCAAACCTCAAAGCAAAGATTGTAGATTATGAGATCCGAGGGGGGAAATGA
- the bfr gene encoding bacterioferritin, protein MKGKKEVIDILAEVLAAELTAINQYFIHAKVCKNWGYLELAEYLRKESIEEMKHADEIIERILFFDGTPDLQKYLKINVGQTVPEMLDHDLQLEYNAVERLNRGIDICVAAKDNGTRELLEKILVSEEEHIDWIETQKSIIASISIQNYLAQKLGDSE, encoded by the coding sequence ATGAAGGGAAAAAAAGAAGTAATCGACATTTTAGCGGAAGTTCTAGCAGCAGAACTCACAGCCATCAATCAGTATTTTATTCATGCAAAAGTCTGTAAAAATTGGGGATATTTGGAACTTGCCGAATACCTCAGAAAAGAGTCTATCGAAGAGATGAAACATGCAGATGAAATCATCGAAAGGATCCTATTTTTCGATGGAACTCCTGACTTACAAAAGTATCTAAAAATCAATGTAGGCCAAACCGTTCCAGAAATGTTGGATCATGATCTACAGTTGGAGTACAATGCTGTGGAACGATTGAATCGCGGAATCGATATCTGCGTTGCTGCAAAAGACAACGGAACTAGAGAACTTTTGGAAAAGATTCTCGTTTCCGAAGAAGAACATATCGATTGGATTGAAACACAAAAATCCATCATCGCTTCTATCAGCATCCAAAACTACTTGGCTCAAAAATTAGGAGACTCGGAATAA